The Lysobacter sp. HDW10 genome window below encodes:
- a CDS encoding RluA family pseudouridine synthase, which produces MSDSALSAPRGVRMVTVPEDRDGQRLDNFLLGQLKGVPKSLIYKLLRSGQVRVNGGRVKPERKLLAGEVVRIPPISVPDENAEKPDVAQGLLKALAAAIVFEDNRLLAINKPSGLASHGGSGIRHGAIEAMRSLRPNDNLELVHRLDRDTSGLLIFAKKRSALRELQALLREDHGAGIEKKYMALLIGRMPDGTMDVDAPLHVGLRQGGERHVQVNAMGKISISHFKVLQRLDGHSFCEVRIDTGRTHQIRVHAQHIGHAVAGDDKYGDESVNKRLKTKYGLKRLFLHAASMRFFLNEGRDEYLLDAPLAGDLRSVLDKMA; this is translated from the coding sequence ATGTCAGATTCAGCTTTGTCAGCGCCGCGCGGCGTGCGTATGGTGACGGTTCCGGAGGATCGGGACGGCCAAAGGCTGGACAACTTCCTCTTGGGCCAGCTCAAAGGTGTGCCCAAGTCATTGATTTACAAGTTGCTGCGTTCCGGCCAAGTGCGGGTGAACGGTGGTCGCGTTAAGCCTGAGCGCAAGCTGCTGGCGGGCGAGGTCGTGCGGATTCCGCCCATCTCAGTCCCAGATGAGAACGCAGAAAAGCCTGATGTGGCCCAAGGGCTGCTCAAGGCGCTGGCCGCAGCCATCGTGTTTGAAGACAACCGTCTCCTGGCGATCAACAAGCCATCCGGATTGGCAAGCCACGGCGGCAGCGGCATCCGTCACGGCGCGATCGAGGCCATGCGCAGCCTTCGCCCGAACGACAACCTCGAGCTCGTCCACCGTCTGGACCGAGACACCTCGGGCTTGCTGATCTTCGCCAAGAAGCGTTCAGCCCTCCGCGAGCTTCAAGCCCTCCTGCGTGAAGACCACGGCGCCGGTATCGAGAAAAAGTACATGGCCCTTCTGATCGGCCGCATGCCGGACGGCACGATGGATGTCGACGCCCCTTTGCACGTTGGTTTGCGCCAAGGTGGCGAGCGTCATGTGCAAGTGAACGCGATGGGCAAGATATCCATCAGTCACTTCAAAGTGCTGCAACGGCTGGACGGGCATTCTTTCTGTGAGGTTCGGATTGATACCGGCCGCACGCACCAAATTCGCGTCCATGCCCAGCACATTGGTCACGCCGTTGCGGGTGACGACAAATACGGCGACGAGTCCGTCAACAAGCGCTTGAAGACCAAGTACGGCCTCAAGCGTCTGTTTTTGCACGCAGCCTCGATGCGCTTCTTCTTAAATGAAGGCCGCGATGAGTACCTATTGGACGCGCCGCTCGCCGGAGACTTGCGCAGCGTCCTAGACAAAATGGCTTGA
- a CDS encoding 4a-hydroxytetrahydrobiopterin dehydratase, whose amino-acid sequence MIDLVPLLQAHCVAKKGAEHRLGDVDIRNLMTQLENWSVIENGHAIERTFTFPDYYKTMAFVNALAHIAHREDHHPDLGVHYDRCVVRYSTHDVGGLSENDFICAAKADALTR is encoded by the coding sequence ATGATCGACTTAGTTCCCCTCCTGCAAGCCCACTGCGTCGCCAAGAAGGGGGCGGAACACCGCTTGGGCGACGTCGATATCCGCAATTTGATGACGCAGCTTGAAAATTGGTCAGTCATTGAAAACGGTCACGCAATCGAACGCACGTTCACCTTCCCTGACTATTACAAGACGATGGCATTCGTGAACGCCTTGGCGCATATCGCCCATCGTGAAGACCATCATCCTGATTTAGGTGTGCATTACGACCGATGTGTGGTGCGTTATTCCACCCATGATGTGGGCGGTCTGTCTGAGAACGACTTTATTTGCGCGGCAAAGGCCGACGCACTGACGCGCTAA
- a CDS encoding NfuA family Fe-S biogenesis protein, with translation MIEITESAQAHFRRLLEKESMPDIGVRLAAVNAGTPKADVSLVFAGPGDLDGQEWAIDCHGFTLWVDGASATALDGARIDYLTQGMGGQLQIRAPKIKGEVPGEGASVIERVRHVMTHEINPMLASHRGSATLESVDADGVVYLRFGGGCHGCGMADVTLKQGIEKTLKERVPEVTAVRDATDHDTGAAPYMPRTGH, from the coding sequence ATGATCGAAATCACCGAATCCGCACAAGCCCACTTCCGTCGATTGTTGGAAAAAGAAAGCATGCCGGACATCGGCGTTCGCCTGGCTGCAGTGAATGCAGGCACGCCGAAAGCCGATGTGTCGCTCGTGTTTGCAGGTCCGGGTGATCTGGACGGCCAAGAATGGGCGATTGATTGTCATGGCTTCACGTTGTGGGTGGATGGCGCCTCGGCGACCGCACTCGACGGCGCACGCATCGACTATCTGACACAAGGCATGGGCGGACAGTTGCAAATCCGCGCACCGAAAATTAAGGGTGAAGTACCCGGTGAAGGCGCGTCAGTGATTGAACGTGTTCGTCATGTCATGACGCATGAAATCAATCCCATGTTGGCCAGTCACCGCGGTAGTGCGACGCTCGAGTCGGTTGATGCAGACGGCGTGGTCTATTTGCGTTTCGGTGGTGGTTGCCACGGCTGCGGCATGGCCGATGTCACGCTGAAGCAAGGCATCGAGAAAACGTTGAAGGAGCGCGTACCCGAAGTCACCGCGGTGCGTGATGCCACTGACCATGATACAGGCGCGGCGCCTTATATGCCGCGCACGGGTCACTGA
- a CDS encoding cytochrome c, translated as MTANRIQLACFIAFASLGLAACGNSGNKDATAESHAEQAKSAEEKAHEAAAENISSRSLANLPSPDIAAGKEIAETKCVSCHGPGGAKPIDAATPNLAGQYGDYLAHTLIMYRDGERDHAIMSLQTKELSDQQISDLAAYFSSQPGHLGDLAGKH; from the coding sequence ATGACAGCAAACCGTATTCAACTCGCCTGCTTCATTGCATTCGCATCGCTGGGCCTCGCCGCTTGCGGCAACAGCGGTAACAAAGACGCCACCGCGGAATCGCACGCCGAACAAGCCAAGAGTGCTGAAGAAAAAGCGCACGAAGCTGCGGCTGAGAACATTTCTTCGCGTTCGCTGGCGAACTTGCCGTCACCGGACATTGCCGCCGGCAAAGAAATCGCAGAAACCAAGTGCGTCAGCTGCCACGGCCCGGGCGGCGCCAAGCCGATCGACGCCGCGACCCCGAATTTGGCAGGTCAGTACGGCGATTACCTCGCGCACACGCTGATCATGTATCGCGACGGTGAGCGCGACCACGCGATCATGAGCTTGCAAACGAAGGAACTGAGCGATCAACAGATTTCTGATCTGGCCGCTTACTTCTCGTCGCAACCGGGTCACCTAGGCGACCTTGCTGGCAAGCATTGA
- a CDS encoding c-type cytochrome yields MAQAADVNLQRGKEISYTCHGCHGITGYKNAYPSYHIPRIAGQTDQYLLNALKDYKAGKRKHATMQAQAASFSDEDLANLAAYLSSIKTK; encoded by the coding sequence ATGGCGCAAGCCGCCGACGTCAACCTTCAGCGCGGTAAGGAAATCTCCTATACCTGCCACGGTTGCCACGGCATCACCGGCTATAAGAATGCGTATCCGAGCTACCACATTCCGCGTATCGCCGGTCAGACGGATCAGTACTTGCTGAATGCGCTGAAGGATTACAAGGCAGGCAAACGCAAGCACGCCACCATGCAGGCACAGGCCGCCAGCTTCAGCGATGAAGACTTGGCGAACCTTGCCGCCTACCTGTCCAGCATTAAGACGAAGTGA
- a CDS encoding efflux RND transporter periplasmic adaptor subunit, with product MRVEKSLGTFTKTRWAILPLALAIGVSAGIVGCKKGGPEGAAGGPGMGKDGKPQETIVSVEVARVSPRPMSASFSGTAALEARNEAQVVAKTSGIAQRVLVEEGQRVSAGQLLVQLEDAQQKLRVQQSSAQVMKLSRSFERAQQLATQKMVSANDVDQLRFDLQNARAALNMAKLDLSYTRVVAPISGVVASRSIKTGNLVQISNPIFRIVDTNRLEATLNVPERNVDVIRAGLPVQLSLDAVPGQVFNGTVARVSPVVDSGSGTFRVVAAFNDSGVLQPGMFGRINIVFDQKADALAIPRSALLEDEGETAVFTVRGDKAARVSIKTGYADGEWIEVVSGLKLNDPVVTAGKAALRDGVKVQVINGGKVVAPASAPAAAAGKTP from the coding sequence ATGCGCGTCGAAAAATCTCTCGGTACCTTCACAAAAACCCGGTGGGCGATCTTGCCGTTGGCACTCGCTATCGGCGTATCAGCTGGCATCGTTGGCTGTAAAAAGGGTGGGCCAGAAGGTGCCGCAGGCGGTCCGGGCATGGGCAAAGATGGCAAGCCGCAAGAAACCATCGTGTCTGTCGAAGTGGCGCGTGTCTCTCCGCGTCCCATGTCGGCCAGCTTCAGTGGCACGGCGGCACTAGAGGCGCGCAATGAGGCGCAAGTGGTCGCCAAGACCTCCGGCATTGCGCAACGTGTCTTGGTGGAAGAAGGCCAGCGCGTGAGTGCAGGTCAGTTGCTGGTGCAACTTGAAGATGCGCAGCAAAAATTGCGTGTGCAGCAGTCGTCTGCGCAAGTCATGAAGCTGTCTCGCAGCTTTGAGCGCGCGCAACAACTTGCGACGCAAAAGATGGTCAGTGCAAACGACGTCGATCAACTCCGCTTCGATCTTCAAAATGCGCGCGCCGCGTTGAATATGGCCAAGCTCGACTTGAGCTACACGCGTGTTGTGGCGCCGATTTCGGGCGTTGTCGCGTCGCGTTCAATCAAGACGGGCAACCTCGTTCAAATCAGTAATCCGATCTTCCGCATCGTCGATACAAATCGCTTGGAAGCCACGTTGAATGTGCCTGAGCGTAACGTCGACGTCATTCGCGCAGGTCTGCCGGTGCAATTGAGTTTGGATGCGGTGCCGGGTCAGGTCTTCAATGGCACCGTGGCGCGTGTTTCACCCGTGGTTGATTCTGGCAGTGGCACGTTCCGTGTCGTCGCGGCCTTCAACGATTCGGGTGTCTTACAGCCGGGTATGTTCGGACGCATCAACATCGTGTTCGACCAAAAGGCGGACGCGCTCGCGATTCCGCGCTCAGCCTTGTTGGAAGATGAAGGCGAAACTGCCGTCTTTACCGTTCGCGGTGACAAAGCGGCACGCGTCAGCATCAAGACAGGGTATGCCGATGGCGAATGGATTGAAGTGGTCTCGGGCCTGAAGCTCAATGACCCGGTCGTCACCGCAGGTAAGGCGGCGCTGCGTGATGGCGTCAAGGTCCAGGTGATCAACGGCGGCAAAGTTGTCGCGCCCGCTTCAGCACCTGCTGCGGCTGCCGGCAAGACGCCGTAA